DNA sequence from the Brienomyrus brachyistius isolate T26 chromosome 18, BBRACH_0.4, whole genome shotgun sequence genome:
ACAGCTTATTTTGAGACTAATGATTAGCTGATGGAGTGGATCAACTGACCCCAGTGGAAGGATATAGCTAAGTGAACATATGTGACTCATTCTAGGAGCAATGAAGCTTATTTGTGTTGGGTGGATATGAGAAGAGTAAAGTATGAGGTCATTCCTTATGAGATGGATAGAGTCAAAGCGGTAGGGTGCTCCATGTGCGGGCCAACAGATggacaaaatcatttttattttcctgTCTAGATACATACTGCATGATGTTGGGTGGTGAATCAGAGAATCAGAGACTGGGCTGAATCTCAGATGATCAGATGCTGCTGGAGGTTGCTGCTGTTTTACCAAAGACCTTCTTCATAGCTTAGCTGCCACTGTGTGACCTGTAGGTTACGTCTAATGGAACACGACGTTTACAAAATGTGTTCTTTGGAGCCAAACTGAGCTTGTATGGTGAATATTATGTGGTGCAAGAGAACATTTTCTCAAAAGGTTAGTAGACAACCACCCAGTCTATTGTCACCCAGCAGATTTTTACAATAATGGTCATTCAAAACTCTTCTATTGCACATTTAAATTAAACATCACCATTTACAGTACATGTGTATTATATGTGCATAAATTTTACTTAacttataaaacaataaaacaattTTTTTATATACTTACATGGTTATCGATTGCATAAATAATTTGTTCTTAAAAATGCGTttcaaaaaagtttttttttcaggtTTTAATGATGTAAATATGTAATTAATTTCTTATATGTTTCAAATAGTTTTATGCTAATAACGATTTGATAAGTTATTTTTCTTGACTTTCTCCAGGAATCTGTCAGGAGTCTGTCTGTAGTCAGCCCTCTGATTTTCCCTTGACCTGCCACCTCCTACACCAGCATCGCTTTTCGGGGTCACGTCTGGCCCATTCCAGCTCCCTCTTGCGGTCCCCTTTCACTCTCAGATGCACGAGGTGCACCGCAGACAAGCGCCCGGCGCTGTTCCGCTGCCCCGGAGCGTCCGCTCTCTCCTTTGTTTCCCATGTTGACTCGCTCCCGGTCAGAGCACCTGCGGCTAGTGTTGCCCGGTCAACCGATCATGTCTCGGGGTCACGCAGTATAGCGGGTCGGATTGTGGAACCAAATCGGCTCATTAACGTGTCTTCCTGCGGCCGGGAAGTGGTATGTTTACTGCTATGGTCTTCTGGACCATGATTCAGCAGTATGGGGGAGTAGGGGTACTCAAGCTGCACGTGGGGAGATGGGGTGGAGGTCACATCATCCAGCGACACCTCCCTCGACGGCTTTTCTGGCTGGGGCGCAGATTCCACCCCTACctcacctcccacccccacGGTGTCTCGGATGGGGAAGCCGAGGGCCGCTTGAGTTACAGTGAAAgcagagtcctgatactgatAGTAAGGGTCACGTCTTATGTGGCTAACGAGAGAGCATGGGGTTTCCAGCCGCATCGGTATATCCCGCCTCGGCCCCCCCTCACCCGATCAgtttcccaccccccccccaccctcctcgCTCTGACCATACCCACTGCCGCTCTTTTCTGCTTCTGGACAAAACTACAAGTAATTTTTAAACACGACCCCAGtgctaaaacaaaaacaagcctTGTACAGGTAGTTCATGACTGACGAAAGTAATCGGTTCTGCAAACCTTTATGTAAACGTTCAAATTTTACGCAATTTGTAGCAAATACCACAAACCAGAAATGTGCTAGTACTACTtactaagaaaacaaaaaataaaaaaacagaggGTAAATTTACGAAGAGGAGTAATGATGCCTTTTTACATGAGCGCTTCCACAAACTCTGTGTTTCTcggatatttttatatctgtctgTATTTAATGAGATCTTCAGCACCAAATGTGGCTCAGAATCACTGTGACCATCTGACTAAAAGAACTAAGGATGTATGTATGAAATGCATAGAGAATTTATACCTATAAATGTAATGCCAGTTAAATCCCCCCGAAGGTTTTAACTGTAAATAACTGCAGGCAGCTCTAAGTCTGAGACCACTGTACCAGTCATGCTGAGATCAAACACGCATATGGAACCACGTGAGCTCACAGAAAATAGTGTTTGTCACATCTCAGCCTTCTTTGTGGACTTTGTTTAACTTGGGCCCAGGGAAAAGGTTGGAAATTCCTGTTCTTCAGGAATTTCACGAGTTCAGTCCCATCAGAGTCAATCTGGCAGTTCACCATAAAGTGGGATTCAATGCAGACCCAAAAAATTCCAGGATCACAGGTTTCTGTCCAAGCCAACTTACTAaagttattattatcatttaatTATGAGTCAAGGTGGTTTATATGCACACAGATTCCTGCTTCATTGAAGCCAGCATCCGTGATACCTGAGCGGGGGCCTTTTCCCCAGCGACCTCAAAGTGAAACCCACCCAGTTGCATTTCGCTAACATTGACATTCAGACTCGTGGCTGAATTGTCTTCAACAGTAGCACAACATGCTCAGTGTACATAATGTAGATTTGTAATAAATGTCATACAAGcatccattttttttcaaaGGCTTAAAATTATTAATATCAAGTTGGTCAGAAGAATAAGCTATTTAGCAAAGCATTCATCACAATGGAATTTAGTGTAACAGGAACTCAACGTAGACTAAGCAGATGCATTACATTCTCCATTAGGAAACATTAAAGCATTACAGACTGTTCAGTTCATTTCTCCTTTTTCCCTCGTAACACTATACTGCTACACACCTTAGCATTATTTTGATTTTATCTACTTTCCTTATGCCTGCATGAGAAAGTATTATTCAAAGTGTTTTGTGTTGCTTATTGACGGAGATCATTTGGCTGAGGTAGCTGGTTCAAGAAGGAAACACCCCGAGCCACGTCTGGGGTTTGATaaggaagaagacaaaaaaaaatcacaagggCTCAATTCATAGAAACTGGACTTTGGCATTAGCTTTGTTCAGAGATGTAGTGCTTCCACGTCTGTTGGTGGTGGCAGACACCTCTGCATTGTCCTGAAAGGGCAGCTTgtcctcctgctctgtctccCGGTGGTAGAAGTAGTTGAAGTTGGAGACGATGACAGGTACAGGGAAGGCGAGAGTCAGCACCCCAGCTATTGCGCACAGGGTTCCCACCAGCTTGCCCCACATGGTGATGGGGCACATGTCTCCATAGCCCACCGTGGTCATAGTTACCACGGCCCACCAGAAGCCGTCCGGGATGCTGTTAAACTGAGTGTTGGGCTCGTCAGCCTCAGCAAAGTAAATGGCGCTGGAAAAGAGGATGACCCCGATGAAGAGGAAGAACATGAGCAGGCCCAGTTCACGCAAGCTCGCCTTTATCGTCTGGCCTAAGATCTGCAGTCCTTTGGAGTGCCGAGACAGCTTGAAAACTCGGAAGACTCTCACCAGGCGGATAATACGAAGGATGGCCAGAGACATGTTCTGGGTAGAGGTAGTATCCATGTTGGTTGTTATGTCCATCACCAGGGTGACAAAGTAGGGAATTATGGAGATGATGTCTATGATGTTCATGATGTTGTTGAAAAAATCCTTCTTGCTGGGACAGGCAATGAAACGTATGCAGAGCTCAAAGAAAAACCAGATGATGCAAGCTGTTTCGATTAAGAAGAAGGGATCGGTGAATGTGGAAGCTATGGTTTTAGGTACTATATTTGGGGGCAAGACTAAGGAATGACTTTTCTGTGAGTGGTTGAAGAACTGGAAGGAGGTTGGAAAGATCCCCACGTCATCTCGAAACTCTGGTAGAGTTTCCAGACAAAAGACGATAATGGAGATGATGATGACAAAGATGGACACTATTGCTATGCCTCTTGCCGCGTTGGAGCTTTCAGGGAACTCGAACAGAAGCCACAACTGCCGGTGGATCTCACTGGAAGGCAAAGGCACCTCCATCTCTTTGATGAAGCCTTCATCGTGCCGGAACTGATCCATTGCCTCGCTGCCTAATTCAAAGAAGATGATCTCATCTGAAAAAAGCTCCAGAGGCACATTTGCTGGTCTTCTGATCTTGCCACCGGACTGGTAGTAGTAAAGAATTCCATCAAAGCTGGGTCTGTTGCGTTCAAAGAAGTACTCATTTCTCATGGGGTCAAAGTACCTTGTCCTTTTCCTGGGATTCCCTAGCAAAGTCTCCGGGAACTGGTCCAGTGTCTTAAGGCGCGTCTCAAAACGCAGGCCGGCAATGTTtatggtgaccttctgattgctATCATCCAGTGCTAGCCTGTTCATGATCAGATCCTCGCTGTATTCTGTGGCCAGCTGGCCGAAGAGACGCTCACCTTCTGCCCCATCACTGTtcagcagaagcctccagttgGAGTTCAAGCTAGCGCAACTCGGGCGCCCCCTCCTGGTTGGCGACAGTGGCTGCTGCAGTTTCTCTGGGTTAGCAGTTATGCTCCGGCGGGCTCTGTGTGGTGACTGATGAGGGGTATGTGGTCGCTTGTGGCTTGGGCTGCACTGAGACCCATCTTCCAACAAGAAAGTCTTCTTCTGCAGGGGTGACGGTGTTCCTCTCTCACCCATGTCGACCTTGACATCGTTCAAGGTTTCAAATTTGACCAGCGCCACGTCCATCCCCCTCACCCTCCCTTGCATCCTGTGCCTGAGATCTCCTAGGCCAGGATTAGGGAGACAGGTAAGGCCATGTGCCAGTGGAATAGGGGTGGCAAAGGTTTGAAAGAACCAATGAATAACCAGCAAATGTTTCCATGGCTGCTCTACATGAGTTTTTGACAAGGGACACACTCCTGTATGCTGGATCTGATCTTCTGGCCTGCAAATGAGGGAGAGCAGTATCAGGATTTATTCGTGGGAAGGAATATAGTCACAGGGCTGATTAGCCCACAGCTAATATTAGTGAGATCAAGTCTCATGCACTGAAAAACCCGAAAAACTGAACTGCGGCCTCCGTCCTGAACTGCAGACCCTTACATGTAGCTTTGCCCTAGTGTGAGTAAGAGGGAACACTGCCTTGCTGAACTCTGATATGAAGAAGCATTTATTTATGCAGAGATATTAGGCATATGTGTATTTTTTCAAAGCTACATGAGGCAGCCAATGTGGCTTACAGGTTGCTCATTAAAAACCGAGAGGGACGGCTAGGGGAGGCTACATGTCAGCAGATGAGCATCCGAGATCAGGAGAAACGGAGaggaaaaatgtttaaatgtccGCAAACTGTACGGAAAAGATGGGATGTCATTCCATCCCTCTCGCTGCTTTTTCTTGCATCTACATCTCACGTTTCACTATGCTCAGTGGTTCCAGTGGTCAGTGGTGGTGTTTGCTGCTACTCAATACATGCATTCATGTGAGGCCCCCGAGATTTGGGGTTTCCTGTTGGCCACAGACAGTCAATACGCTAGAGGGGCAGGGTGTCCCAAAGTGTCTTTTTGACTGAGGCCCTGGAAACTACAAACCTGCCCTCGCCAGCAGTCCTCAAACAGTTCTTTAGAGTTCCTATATTAGCAACAATTAAGAACTTGTGCTATgggcccctcctcctccctttcgCCGTGACAGATTTACTGCTGCTATAATATCCTCCGTCCTTCATGGTCAGCTGCTACCATCGGAACCTCACCTTTGCAGATGATTCAGCCCCAGCGTCGGGCTCCCCTCCCTCCTCCACCTAACCACCCGTAGAAGTGGGTCAGTTGATTCTGCTGACTAAGCCTGGGTGTCCTCTGGCCGTCAGATGCCTGGAAAAACTCCGGCACTGACTTCTAGAATGGCAGCCTCTCTCTGGAAGCATAGGTGTAACATGCAAGCGAGTTAGTAGATAAGGTTACTGTAAGCGACGTATAGGATCCTTGGTAAACGAAGATGGAGAGTCTGCATAATGCCGGGAACCTTAACAGCCTTGTGACTGCTGTTTCCAGGAACGCTGGACTAACCCTGCATTAAAATAATTCGCAGCTATCCCATACCAAGGCCGAGGTGCTCCGACTGCTCCTATCTTTGTTTATTGCCCTTGTCTTTCAACAACAGCTGTTACTTTCTCAACCTGGACCTCACAGGTAATGCAATCACAGCATTTGGCACCTGTCCTTGCCCCACTAAGTGCCCTCAGCACTTGGCCCTAAGCCCTGTCCTTCTCACACAGTGAGCTTCTCTGATATAGCACAGTTGCCGTGTAATCGCATAACAGCAGTATTTATACACTTAGATGACCTCATCCGCATTTGCTTAATAAACCTATATACTGCCACATCACCTGACTACACGCCAGGTTTGCACGCCTGGAAAATTTTTTTAATGACATCACCACGTCAATTTCATCACAGATGATGTACTGCCACAAGAAATGGGCAGGAACGTCTTAACATGATAGAGGGTAAGAAGGTGGGAAGCAAGAAATAGCCAGAAGAGACTATGATGTGTTAAAGAGTGACTGTAGATGCCAGGTTGCTGGATGTCAGAAAattagatgtgtgtgtgtgtgtgtggattatgttcatattacatcgtggggaccaaatgtacccaacaatgtgacaaaaacctgttttaaCATTATGgggaacatttttcaggtccccacaaagatctgtgaatgcaatcaaaaaactaaaaatgccaaagtctatttttttttggttacttatggttaaggttagggctgggtgggggttaaggtcgtcatgttggcatTAAAATTTtccacatagaaatgaatggagagtccccacaaagatgtaattacaaacctgtgtgtgtgtgggtcagggtttgcatagatcacatttggggaccaaagtgcagtaaaacccgaaacttccttacttttggggacacatcttcaggtccccatttggataacctcaattttatttaaaaaatctatgaacgcaatcaaaaaactaaaaatgtcaaaactcttgtat
Encoded proteins:
- the kcna10a gene encoding potassium voltage-gated channel subfamily A member 10, whose protein sequence is MQGRVRGMDVALVKFETLNDVKVDMGERGTPSPLQKKTFLLEDGSQCSPSHKRPHTPHQSPHRARRSITANPEKLQQPLSPTRRGRPSCASLNSNWRLLLNSDGAEGERLFGQLATEYSEDLIMNRLALDDSNQKVTINIAGLRFETRLKTLDQFPETLLGNPRKRTRYFDPMRNEYFFERNRPSFDGILYYYQSGGKIRRPANVPLELFSDEIIFFELGSEAMDQFRHDEGFIKEMEVPLPSSEIHRQLWLLFEFPESSNAARGIAIVSIFVIIISIIVFCLETLPEFRDDVGIFPTSFQFFNHSQKIPKTIASTFTDPFFLIETACIIWFFFELCIRFIACPSKKDFFNNIMNIIDIISIIPYFVTLVMDITTNMDTTSTQNMSLAILRIIRLVRVFRVFKLSRHSKGLQILGQTIKASLRELGLLMFFLFIGVILFSSAIYFAEADEPNTQFNSIPDGFWWAVVTMTTVGYGDMCPITMWGKLVGTLCAIAGVLTLAFPVPVIVSNFNYFYHRETEQEDKLPFQDNAEVSATTNRPALGFPIRDTVGVGGEVGVESAPQPEKPSREVSLDDVTSTPSPHVQLEYPYSPILLNHAAGALTGSESTWETKERADAPGQRNSAGRLSAVHLVHLRVKGDRKRELEWARRDPEKRCWCRSKPEAIAARKNCLYQEKKLERNRDSEGDPVLLWATEEKLASRLAADLIELVKGCSHTPMMLN